From the genome of candidate division WOR-3 bacterium, one region includes:
- the rfbD gene encoding dTDP-4-dehydrorhamnose reductase gives MRCLVTGAKGLLGTELVRWLRQEGEEVIGWDLPEHDITDVDKTISDMHRVGPQVVFHLAAWTDVDGCEQNPAKATAVNTQGTWMVALGSTEVKARMVYLSTDYVFDGKATKPYDEREKPNPLSVYGRSKLMGEKAVMRSAAEFYIVRTSGLYGRHGKNFVDTIIDIGRKQGQIKVVTDQVSSPTYAPDLCEPLYKLVRLAKPGVYHLTNSGQCSWFDFAKKIVELAGFRCEVLPTTAAELGRPAPRPSFSVLENRNYKRKFGRLLRPWQEALADYIRTK, from the coding sequence GTGCGTTGCCTAGTCACTGGTGCGAAAGGACTGCTTGGCACGGAACTGGTCCGCTGGCTCCGGCAAGAGGGCGAAGAGGTGATCGGCTGGGACCTGCCCGAGCACGACATAACCGACGTTGACAAGACTATTAGCGACATGCACCGTGTCGGGCCTCAGGTCGTGTTCCACCTTGCGGCCTGGACTGATGTTGATGGTTGCGAGCAGAACCCGGCAAAGGCCACCGCGGTGAATACCCAAGGCACGTGGATGGTTGCGCTCGGAAGTACCGAAGTGAAGGCCAGGATGGTTTACCTGAGCACCGACTACGTTTTCGACGGCAAGGCCACCAAGCCCTACGACGAGCGTGAAAAGCCGAACCCGCTGTCAGTGTATGGCCGAAGCAAGCTGATGGGCGAGAAGGCGGTGATGCGTTCAGCCGCTGAGTTCTATATCGTGCGCACGAGTGGGCTGTACGGCCGGCACGGCAAGAACTTTGTTGACACGATAATAGACATCGGCCGCAAACAGGGACAGATCAAGGTCGTCACCGACCAGGTAAGCTCACCAACGTACGCGCCTGACCTGTGCGAACCGCTCTACAAGCTTGTTCGGCTTGCCAAGCCGGGCGTTTATCACCTGACTAACAGTGGGCAATGTTCGTGGTTCGACTTTGCAAAGAAGATAGTGGAGCTGGCCGGGTTTAGGTGCGAGGTTCTACCGACAACCGCGGCTGAACTTGGCCGCCCCGCACCGCGACCTTCGTTCTCGGTGCTTGAAAACCGCAACTACAAGCGGAAATTCGGCCGGCTGCTTCGGCCCTGGCAGGAAGCGCTGGCTGATTACATCCGAACGAAATGA